The following proteins come from a genomic window of Nicotiana tomentosiformis chromosome 12, ASM39032v3, whole genome shotgun sequence:
- the LOC138902601 gene encoding uncharacterized protein: MCKYHGTHGHRIEDYRQLREKVSRLFNECHLREFLSDQAKNHFRERDASKKDKQEEPLHIIHMIIGGVDTPQGPVLKYGKISTTGEKQTRGSVLEGTLSFRIEEAEGISELHNDALVIFILLIKVQVKRVFVDPGSSANIIRSWVVEKLGLQNQVVPAARVLNGFNMASETTNGEIILPVNVAGTIQNTKFHVIEGNMRCNALLGRPWIQNMRIVPSTLHQVMKFLTSDGVKTVYGEQHAAKEMFAVEEITLIPTLSASERPIRRETK, encoded by the coding sequence atgtgcaagtatcatggtacgcatggccacaGGATCGAGGATTACAGACAATTAAGAGAAAAGGTATCCCGTCTATTCAATGAatgccaccttcgagagttcctcagtgaccaagccaagaatcacttcagagaaagggacgccagcaaaaaagataaacaagaggaacctctacatatcattcatatgatcatcggtggggtcgatactcCACAGGGACCCGTGCTCAAATACGGCAAGATATCGACCACAGGGGAAAAACAAACTCGAGGCTCTGTACTcgagggcactttatcattcagaaTTGAAGAAGCCGAGGGCATCTCTGAACTTCAcaatgacgctctggtaatttttATCCTATTAattaaagttcaagttaagcgtgtcttcgtggatccaggtagctctgcgaatatcatccgatcttgggtAGTGGAGAAGCTCGGTTTACAGAATCaagtcgtgcccgcagctcgggtcttaaacggctttaatatggccagtgaaacaactaatgGGGAAATTATTCTGCCCGTTAATGtggctggaaccatccaaaacaccaagttccacgtaatcgaaggcaaTATGAGGtgcaatgccctactcggaagaccatggatccaaAATATGAGGATAGTGCCTTCGACTCTAcaccaagtgatgaaattcctTACATCGGACGGCGTGAAgacagtatacggggagcaacatgctgcgaaggaaatgtttgcggtcgaagAGATAACACTGATACCAACATTATCGGCCTCAGAAAGGCCTATTAGgcgagaaaccaaatag